A section of the Triticum dicoccoides isolate Atlit2015 ecotype Zavitan chromosome 7A, WEW_v2.0, whole genome shotgun sequence genome encodes:
- the LOC119334367 gene encoding uncharacterized protein LOC119334367: MEVMTRPASPAPHRDLRPDSAAASPYATAPSSPRGRPFGSVEGAAAAAKGSPFLTAPSSPNPFDLLPPVTPRLAGANPFDLFQHFTSAPASPRRAAAIYAHFAEGDRGSRDGGEEEEEDDDDEGFHPRSSYSTTASAVPFDWEERPGTPKAGMGGGAAAWDTDFEFGTVVDNTAPAESLTTADELFEKGRIRPLKPLLKTSDEGKIRPLKPPPGLLDGGSVGSSPRSPIAKGALRSPRRRSRVGSGTDFDPFAAALLEATKGPAPSPLGGKNATAVASGSPPKKADPFAARPASRSAGWRRWRLSDLLLFRSSSEGGRISKDQLPKCPPAQHPEAPLKKANAPPPTTTAKFNARAVSMDKLKKQGGDKSGAAAEAEGIVGCARLSPLQRFARGLGGHSWHHGRGGMAAQGTKG; encoded by the coding sequence ATGGAGGTCATGACGCGTCCCGCCTCGCCGGCGCCGCACCGGGACCTCCGGCCCGACAGCGCGGCCGCGAGCCCGTACGCCACGGCGCCGTCCAGCCCGCGCGGCCGCCCGTTCGGCTCCGTCGAGGGGGCGGCCGCGGCGGCGAAGGGCAGCCCGTTCCTGACGGCGCCGTCGTCGCCGAACCCGTTCGACCTCCTGCCGCCGGTCACGCCGCGCCTCGCCGGCGCCAACCCCTTCGACCTCTTCCAGCACTTCACCAGCGCGCCCGCCAGCCCCCGGCGCGCCGCGGCTATCTACGCGCACTTCGCCGAGGGGGACCGCGGCAGCCgcgacggcggcgaggaggaggaggaggacgacgacgacgaggggTTTCACCCGCGCTCGTCGTACTCCACCACCGCCTCGGCCGTGCCGTTCGACTGGGAGGAGAGGCCCGGGACGCCCAAGGCCGGgatgggcggcggggcggcggcgtgggaCACGGACTTCGAGTTCGGCACCGTCGTCGACAACACCGCGCCGGCGGAGAGCCTGACGACCGCCGACGAGCTCTTCGAGAAGGGGAGAATCCGGCCGCTGAAGCCTCTGCTGAAGACCTCCGACGAGGGCAAGATCAGGCCGCTGAAGCCGCCGCCCGGCCTGCTGGACGGCGGGAGCGTGGGGTCATCGCCGCGGTCGCCGATCGCGAAAGGCGCCCTGAGGTCGCCCCGGCGACGGAGCAGGGTCGGCTCCGGCACGGACTTCGACCCCTTCGCAGCGGCACTTCTAGAGGCGACCAAGGGGCCCGCCCCCTCCCCGCTCGGCGGCAAGAACGCCACCGCCGTCGCGTCAGGCTCGCCGCCCAAGAAGGCCGACCCGTTCGCCGCGCGTCCAGCCTCCAGGAGCGCGGGGTGGAGGAGGTGGCGGCTCAGCGACCTCCTCCTGTTCCGGAGCTCGTCGGAAGGCGGCCGGATCAGCAAGGACCAGCTCCCCAAGTGCCCGCCGGCGCAGCATCCCGAGGCGCCCCTCAAGAAGGCAAACGCACCACCGCCGACGACGACGGCCAAGTTCAATGCCAGGGCCGTCAGCATGGACAAGCTCAAGAAGCAGGGCGGCGACAAgagcggcgcggcggcggaggcggagggcaTCGTCGGGTGCGCGCGGCTGAGCCCGCTGCAGCGGTTCGCCAGGGGGCTCGGCGGGCACTCGTGGCACCACGgccgcggcggcatggcggcgcaGGGGACCAAAGGGTAG